A genomic stretch from Enterobacter oligotrophicus includes:
- a CDS encoding REP-associated tyrosine transposase — translation MSNYRRHYVPGGTWFFTVNLQNRQSDLLTRHIDSLRAATATVKRSKPFIINAWVILPEHMHCIWTLPEGDSDFSARWRGIKKTFSRNIEMRHVWQPRFWEHTIRHEEDYRRHMDYIYINPVKHGYVSQIIDWPFSTFHRDVREGLYPADWAGEIEDFVSGERK, via the coding sequence ATGTCAAATTACCGCCGCCATTACGTCCCCGGTGGGACCTGGTTCTTCACCGTCAACCTGCAAAATCGTCAGAGCGATTTGCTTACCCGCCATATCGACAGCCTGCGTGCTGCCACCGCAACCGTAAAACGTTCAAAGCCCTTCATCATTAATGCCTGGGTTATTTTACCCGAACATATGCACTGTATCTGGACGTTACCGGAAGGCGACAGTGACTTCTCCGCCCGCTGGCGGGGTATCAAAAAAACGTTCAGCCGCAATATTGAGATGCGCCATGTCTGGCAGCCGCGTTTCTGGGAGCACACTATTCGTCATGAAGAGGATTACCGGCGGCACATGGATTACATCTACATTAATCCGGTAAAGCACGGCTATGTCAGTCAGATCATCGACTGGCCGTTTTCAACGTTTCATCGGGACGTGCGTGAAGGGTTGTATCCGGCGGATTGGGCGGGGGAGATCGAGGATTTTGTGTCGGGGGAGCGGAAGTAA
- the pepT gene encoding peptidase T → MDKLLERFLQYVSLDTQSKPGVRQVPSTEGQWKLLNLLKEQLEALGLVNVTLSDKGTVMGTLPANVDGDIPAIGFISHVDTSPDFSGKHVNPQIVENYRGGDIALGIGDEVLSPVMFPVLHQLLGQTLITTDGKTLLGADDKAGIAEIMTALAVLKGKNIPHGDIRVAFTPDEEVGKGAKHFDVDAFNAQWAYTVDGGGVGELEYENFNAASITIKIVGNNVHPGSAKGVMVNALSLASRIHAEVPAEESPEMTEGYEGFYHLTSIKGTVDSAQMHYIVRDFDRKAFEARKRKMMEIAKKVGKGLHPDCYIELIIEDSYYNMREKVMAHPHILDIAQQAMRDCDIEPQLKPIRGGTDGSQLSFMGLPCPNLFTGGYNYHGKHEFVTLEGMEKAVKVIVRIAELTAKR, encoded by the coding sequence ATGGATAAATTACTTGAGCGTTTTTTACAGTACGTTTCGCTGGATACCCAATCTAAACCGGGTGTCCGACAGGTGCCGAGCACCGAAGGCCAGTGGAAATTATTAAACCTGCTGAAAGAGCAGCTTGAAGCCCTGGGGCTGGTCAATGTCACGTTAAGCGATAAAGGCACTGTGATGGGAACGCTGCCTGCGAATGTCGACGGAGATATTCCGGCGATTGGCTTTATCTCCCATGTTGATACCTCACCGGATTTCAGCGGTAAGCATGTGAATCCGCAGATTGTTGAAAACTACCGCGGCGGCGATATTGCGCTGGGCATTGGCGACGAAGTGCTGTCTCCGGTGATGTTCCCGGTGCTGCATCAACTGCTGGGACAGACGCTGATCACCACCGACGGTAAAACGCTGCTGGGGGCCGATGATAAAGCGGGCATCGCGGAAATCATGACGGCGCTGGCGGTACTGAAAGGTAAAAATATTCCGCATGGCGATATTCGTGTGGCCTTTACGCCAGATGAAGAGGTGGGCAAAGGCGCGAAACACTTCGACGTCGACGCCTTTAATGCGCAGTGGGCTTATACCGTTGACGGCGGTGGCGTGGGCGAGCTGGAGTATGAAAACTTCAATGCGGCGTCAATTACCATCAAAATCGTGGGTAACAACGTCCATCCTGGCTCTGCTAAAGGCGTGATGGTGAACGCGCTGTCGCTGGCATCCCGCATTCATGCCGAAGTGCCGGCTGAAGAGAGCCCGGAGATGACGGAAGGGTACGAAGGTTTTTATCACCTCACCAGCATCAAAGGCACCGTGGACAGTGCGCAAATGCACTACATTGTCCGCGATTTCGACCGTAAAGCCTTTGAAGCGCGCAAGCGTAAGATGATGGAAATTGCGAAGAAGGTCGGCAAGGGGCTGCATCCGGATTGCTATATTGAGCTGATCATTGAGGACAGCTATTACAATATGCGTGAAAAGGTCATGGCGCATCCGCACATTCTGGATATTGCTCAACAGGCGATGCGTGATTGCGATATTGAACCGCAGTTAAAGCCGATTCGCGGCGGCACTGACGGCTCGCAGCTTTCCTTCATGGGACTACCGTGTCCGAACCTGTTTACCGGTGGCTACAACTACCACGGAAAACATGAGTTCGTGACGCTGGAAGGGATGGAGAAAGCGGTTAAGGTGATTGTGCGGATTGCGGAGTTGACGGCGAAACGTTAG
- the potC gene encoding spermidine/putrescine ABC transporter permease PotC, which produces MIGRLLRGGFMTAIYAYLYIPIIILIVNSFNSSRFGINWQGFTTNWYSLLMNNDSLLQAAQHSLTMAIFSATFATLIGSLTAVALYRYRFRGKPFVSGMLFVVMMSPDIVMAISLLVLFMLLGIQLGFWSLLFSHITFCLPFVVVTVYARLKGFDVRMLEAAKDLGASEMTILRKIILPLAMPAVAAGWLLSFTLSMDDVVVSSFVTGPSYEILPLKIYSMVKVGVSPEVNALATILLVLSLVLVIASQVIARDKTKSQGTMK; this is translated from the coding sequence ATGATCGGTCGACTGCTTCGCGGCGGTTTTATGACCGCCATTTATGCTTATCTTTATATTCCGATCATCATTTTGATCGTGAACTCGTTTAACAGCTCCCGCTTCGGGATTAACTGGCAAGGCTTTACGACCAACTGGTATAGCCTGCTGATGAACAATGACAGCCTGCTGCAGGCCGCGCAGCACTCGTTGACGATGGCGATTTTCTCTGCCACCTTCGCCACGCTGATCGGCTCGCTGACCGCCGTGGCGCTCTACCGCTATCGTTTTCGCGGTAAACCGTTCGTCAGCGGGATGCTGTTTGTGGTGATGATGTCGCCGGATATCGTCATGGCCATTTCGCTGCTGGTGCTGTTTATGCTGCTGGGCATCCAGCTTGGCTTCTGGTCGCTGCTTTTTTCCCATATCACCTTCTGCCTGCCGTTTGTGGTGGTCACTGTGTATGCACGCCTGAAAGGGTTCGATGTACGCATGCTGGAGGCGGCGAAAGACCTGGGTGCCAGCGAGATGACGATCCTGCGCAAAATCATCCTGCCGCTGGCGATGCCTGCGGTCGCGGCAGGCTGGCTGCTCAGCTTCACCCTGTCGATGGATGACGTGGTGGTTTCCTCCTTCGTGACCGGGCCGAGTTATGAAATTCTGCCGTTGAAGATCTATTCGATGGTAAAAGTTGGCGTTTCACCAGAGGTGAACGCGCTGGCGACCATTCTGTTGGTGCTGTCGCTGGTTCTGGTAATTGCCAGCCAGGTTATTGCTCGTGATAAAACAAAATCTCAGGGGACAATGAAATGA
- the purB gene encoding adenylosuccinate lyase: protein MELSSLTAVSPVDGRYGDKVSALRGIFSEYGLLKFRVQVEVRWLQKLAAQAAIKEVPAFDEKANDYLDKIVAEFSEDDAARIKTIERTTNHDVKAVEYFLKEKVESVPALHAVSEFIHFACTSEDINNLSHALMLSTARKEVVLPYWRKIIDAVKALSVEYRDIPLLSRTHGQPATPSTMGKEMANVAYRMERQYRQLEQVEILGKINGAVGNYNAHIAAYPEVDWHQFSEEFVTSLGIQWNPYTTQIEPHDYIAELFDCIARFNTILIDFDRDVWGYIALNHFKQKTIAGEIGSSTMPHKVNPIDFENSEGNLGLANAVLQHMASKLPVSRWQRDLTDSTVLRNLGVGIGYALIAYQSTLKGVSKLEVNRDRLLDELDHNWEVLAEPIQTVMRRYGIEKPYEKLKELTRGKRVDAEGMKQFIDGLALPEEEKTRLKAMTPANYIGRAITMVDELK from the coding sequence ATGGAATTATCCTCACTGACCGCCGTATCCCCTGTCGATGGACGCTACGGCGATAAAGTCAGCGCGCTGCGCGGGATCTTCAGCGAATATGGTTTGCTGAAGTTCCGTGTTCAGGTTGAAGTACGCTGGCTGCAAAAGCTGGCCGCCCAGGCAGCAATCAAGGAAGTTCCTGCTTTTGACGAAAAGGCAAACGATTACCTTGATAAAATCGTTGCTGAGTTTAGCGAAGACGATGCAGCGCGCATTAAGACCATCGAACGCACCACTAACCACGACGTGAAAGCGGTTGAGTATTTCCTGAAAGAGAAAGTCGAAAGCGTCCCTGCCCTGCACGCGGTCTCTGAATTTATTCACTTCGCCTGTACCTCTGAAGACATTAACAACCTGTCTCACGCGCTGATGCTCTCCACCGCGCGTAAAGAAGTGGTGCTGCCTTACTGGCGTAAAATTATCGATGCGGTTAAAGCCCTGTCTGTGGAATACCGCGACATTCCGCTGCTTTCCCGTACTCACGGCCAGCCTGCTACGCCATCCACGATGGGTAAAGAGATGGCGAATGTGGCGTACCGCATGGAGCGTCAGTATCGTCAACTGGAGCAGGTTGAGATCCTCGGCAAAATCAACGGTGCAGTCGGTAACTACAACGCCCACATCGCCGCTTACCCGGAAGTGGACTGGCACCAGTTCAGCGAAGAGTTTGTGACCTCGCTGGGCATTCAGTGGAACCCGTACACCACCCAGATTGAGCCGCACGACTATATTGCCGAGCTGTTTGACTGCATCGCGCGCTTCAACACCATTCTGATCGACTTCGACCGTGACGTGTGGGGCTATATCGCCCTGAACCACTTCAAACAGAAAACCATCGCCGGTGAAATCGGTTCTTCCACCATGCCGCATAAAGTGAACCCGATCGACTTCGAAAACTCCGAAGGCAACCTGGGCCTGGCAAACGCCGTACTGCAGCATATGGCGAGCAAACTGCCGGTTTCCCGCTGGCAGCGCGATCTGACCGACTCCACCGTTCTGCGTAACCTGGGCGTGGGCATTGGCTACGCGCTGATCGCCTATCAGTCCACCCTGAAAGGCGTGAGCAAGCTGGAAGTGAACCGCGACCGTCTGCTGGACGAGCTGGATCACAACTGGGAAGTGCTGGCAGAGCCGATCCAGACCGTAATGCGTCGCTACGGCATCGAAAAGCCGTACGAAAAACTGAAAGAGCTGACCCGCGGCAAACGCGTTGACGCCGAAGGTATGAAACAGTTTATCGACGGTCTGGCACTGCCAGAAGAAGAGAAAACGCGCCTGAAAGCGATGACCCCGGCAAACTACATTGGCCGCGCCATCACTATGGTTGACGAGCTGAAGTAA
- the phoP gene encoding two-component system response regulator PhoP, producing the protein MRVLVVEDNALLRHHLKVQLQEMGHQVDDAEDAKEADYYLNEHLPDIAIVDLGLPDEDGLSLIRRWRSHDVSLPVLVLTAREGWQDKVEVLSAGADDYVTKPFHIEEVAARMQALLRRNSGLASQVISIPPFQVDLSRREFSINDEVIKLTAFEYTIMETLIRNSGKVVSKDSLMLQLYPDAELRESHTIDVLMGRLRKKIQAQYPQDVITTVRGQGYLFELR; encoded by the coding sequence ATGCGCGTATTGGTTGTTGAGGATAACGCATTGCTACGCCATCACCTGAAGGTGCAGCTTCAGGAGATGGGACATCAGGTGGACGATGCCGAAGATGCAAAAGAAGCCGATTATTATCTCAATGAACACTTACCGGATATCGCCATCGTCGATTTAGGATTGCCGGATGAAGACGGGTTGTCGCTGATCCGTCGCTGGCGCAGTCATGACGTTTCCCTGCCCGTTCTGGTCCTCACCGCCCGCGAAGGCTGGCAGGACAAAGTTGAAGTGCTGAGCGCAGGTGCAGATGACTATGTCACCAAGCCGTTTCATATTGAAGAGGTCGCCGCCCGTATGCAGGCGCTACTGCGCCGTAACAGCGGGCTGGCCTCACAGGTCATCTCCATTCCGCCTTTCCAGGTAGATCTCTCGCGTCGTGAATTTTCCATTAACGATGAAGTGATCAAGCTGACCGCGTTCGAATATACCATTATGGAAACGCTGATCCGCAACAGCGGTAAAGTCGTCAGTAAAGATTCCCTTATGCTCCAGCTTTATCCGGATGCTGAGCTGCGCGAAAGTCACACCATTGATGTGTTGATGGGACGCCTGCGCAAAAAAATCCAGGCGCAGTATCCGCAGGACGTGATCACGACCGTGCGTGGCCAGGGCTACCTGTTTGAATTACGCTAG
- the phoQ gene encoding two-component system sensor histidine kinase PhoQ: protein MKRILRHILPLSLRVRFLLATAAVVLVLSLSYGMVALVGYSVSFDKTTFRLLRGESNLFYTLAKWEDNRISVEMPENLNQQSPTLALIYNEKGQLLWAQRDVPWLVKRIRPEWLKTNGFHEIEADLNSTSALLRDDRSLQQKLNEIREEDDDTEMTHSVAINLYPATMTMPQLTIVVIDTIPVELKRSYMVWSWFVYVLAANLLLVIPLLWVAAWWSLRPIESLAKEVRELEEHHREKLNPETTRELTSLVRNLNRLLKSERERYDKYRTTLTDLTHSLKTPLAVMQSTLRSMRSSKLSVDDAEPVMLEQISRISQQIGYYLHRASMRSGSALLSRELHPVAPLLDNLTSALNKVYQRKGVNISLDISPEISFVGEKNDFMEVMGNLLDNACKYCLEFVEVSARQTDNELHIIVEDDGPGIPRNKRDLVFDRGQRADTLRPGQGVGLSVAREIVDQYDGKIETGESLLGGARMEVIFGRQQPTSSDS, encoded by the coding sequence ATGAAACGGATTTTGCGCCACATTCTGCCGCTCTCGTTACGGGTCCGCTTCCTGCTGGCAACCGCTGCCGTGGTGCTGGTGCTGTCGCTCTCCTACGGGATGGTAGCACTGGTCGGGTATAGCGTGAGCTTTGATAAAACCACCTTCCGCCTGTTACGCGGCGAAAGTAACCTGTTTTATACCCTGGCGAAGTGGGAAGATAATCGCATCAGCGTGGAAATGCCAGAAAACCTGAACCAGCAAAGCCCGACTCTGGCGCTGATTTACAACGAGAAAGGTCAGTTGCTGTGGGCACAGCGTGACGTGCCGTGGCTGGTAAAACGCATCCGCCCGGAATGGCTCAAAACCAATGGTTTCCATGAGATAGAGGCCGATCTCAACTCAACCAGCGCATTACTGCGTGACGATCGTTCTCTTCAGCAAAAGCTGAATGAGATCCGCGAGGAAGATGATGACACGGAAATGACCCACTCCGTCGCCATTAATCTCTATCCTGCCACGATGACTATGCCGCAGTTGACTATTGTGGTGATCGACACAATTCCGGTTGAGCTTAAACGCTCCTATATGGTCTGGAGCTGGTTCGTGTACGTTCTGGCCGCTAACCTGTTGCTGGTTATTCCGCTGCTGTGGGTTGCAGCCTGGTGGAGCCTGCGTCCGATCGAATCGCTTGCCAAAGAGGTACGCGAACTGGAAGAGCACCATCGTGAGAAGCTCAACCCGGAAACCACGCGCGAACTGACCAGCCTGGTGCGAAATCTTAACCGTCTACTGAAAAGCGAGCGTGAACGTTACGACAAATACCGCACCACGCTCACCGATCTTACACACAGCCTGAAGACGCCGCTGGCGGTAATGCAAAGTACGCTGCGTTCAATGCGCAGCTCAAAACTGAGCGTCGACGATGCCGAGCCGGTTATGCTGGAACAAATCAGCCGTATTTCGCAGCAAATCGGCTACTACCTGCACCGAGCCAGTATGCGTTCCGGTAGTGCGTTATTAAGCCGGGAATTGCACCCGGTTGCACCGTTGCTGGATAACCTGACCTCCGCGCTGAATAAGGTTTACCAGCGCAAAGGCGTGAATATCAGTCTTGATATCTCACCGGAAATCAGCTTTGTCGGTGAGAAAAATGACTTTATGGAAGTGATGGGTAATCTGCTCGACAACGCTTGTAAATATTGTCTGGAATTTGTGGAAGTGTCAGCGCGCCAGACGGATAACGAACTGCATATTATCGTTGAGGATGATGGCCCCGGCATTCCGCGCAATAAACGCGACCTTGTTTTCGACCGGGGCCAACGCGCCGATACGCTACGTCCGGGCCAGGGCGTGGGATTATCCGTGGCACGTGAGATTGTCGATCAGTACGATGGCAAAATTGAAACCGGCGAGAGTTTACTCGGCGGAGCCAGAATGGAAGTTATTTTTGGCCGTCAGCAGCCCACATCGAGCGATAGTTAA
- the hflD gene encoding high frequency lysogenization protein HflD, translating to MAKNYYDITLALAGICQSARLVQQLAHQGHCDADALHVSLNSVIDLNPGSTLGVFGGSETNLRLGLETLLGVLNASNRQGLNAELTRYTLSLMVLERKLSAAKGALDTLGDRIAGLQRQLDHFDLQSETLLSAMAGIYVDVISPLGPRIQVTGSPAVLQSPQVQAKVRASLLAGIRAAVLWHQVGGGRLQLMFSRNRLTTQAKQILAHC from the coding sequence GTGGCGAAGAACTATTACGACATCACCCTGGCGCTGGCGGGAATTTGCCAGTCTGCCCGTCTGGTGCAACAGCTGGCGCATCAGGGTCATTGCGACGCTGACGCCCTGCACGTTTCACTCAACAGCGTTATCGATCTTAACCCCGGCTCCACGCTGGGTGTGTTCGGTGGCAGTGAAACCAATCTTCGTCTCGGTCTTGAAACGTTGCTCGGCGTGCTCAACGCCAGCAACCGTCAGGGATTAAACGCGGAACTGACCCGCTACACGTTAAGCCTGATGGTGCTGGAGCGTAAGCTGAGCGCAGCGAAAGGTGCGCTGGATACTCTTGGCGATCGCATCGCCGGCCTTCAGCGTCAGCTTGACCATTTTGACCTGCAGTCCGAAACGCTGCTGAGTGCGATGGCCGGTATTTATGTCGACGTGATAAGCCCGCTGGGTCCGCGTATCCAGGTCACCGGCTCCCCTGCCGTGCTGCAAAGTCCACAGGTTCAGGCGAAGGTTCGCGCCTCGCTGCTGGCAGGCATTCGCGCCGCCGTGCTGTGGCACCAGGTTGGCGGTGGCCGCCTGCAGTTAATGTTTTCTCGTAATCGCCTGACGACTCAGGCAAAACAAATTCTTGCTCATTGTTAA
- a CDS encoding cupin domain-containing protein, with the protein MDYHLTLNWPDFIERYWQKRPVVLKRGISNFVDPISPDELAGLAMENEVDSRLVSHQDGKWQVSHGPFESYDHLGENNWSLLVQAVNHWHEPTAALMRPFRALPDWRMDDLMISFSVPGGGVGPHLDQYDVFIIQGTGRRRWRVGEKVPMKQHCPHPDLLQVDPFEGIIDEELEPGDILYIPPGFPHEGYSLENSLNYSVGFRAPSGREMISGFADYVLQRELGSYRYSDPDVPAREHPADILPEELDKLRGMMLELINEPEHFRHWFGEFISQSRHELDVAPPEPPYQADEIYDALQQGDKLARLGGLRVLRIGEDVFVNGEKLDSPHRPALEAIASHLVLTADTFGDALEDPSFLAMLAALVNSGYWFFED; encoded by the coding sequence ATGGATTATCACTTAACGCTTAACTGGCCCGATTTTATTGAACGCTACTGGCAAAAACGCCCGGTCGTTCTGAAACGCGGGATCAGCAATTTTGTCGACCCTATCTCCCCTGACGAGCTGGCCGGTCTGGCGATGGAAAATGAAGTGGACAGCCGCCTGGTGAGCCACCAGGACGGGAAGTGGCAGGTCAGCCACGGTCCTTTCGAAAGCTACGATCACCTGGGTGAAAACAACTGGTCTTTACTGGTTCAGGCGGTTAACCACTGGCACGAGCCTACCGCAGCTTTAATGCGTCCGTTCCGCGCCTTGCCCGACTGGCGGATGGACGATCTGATGATCTCCTTCTCCGTGCCGGGTGGTGGCGTTGGCCCACATCTGGATCAATACGACGTGTTTATCATTCAGGGCACCGGCCGTCGTCGCTGGCGTGTGGGCGAGAAAGTGCCGATGAAACAGCACTGCCCACACCCTGATCTGCTCCAGGTCGATCCGTTTGAAGGGATCATTGATGAGGAGCTGGAACCGGGAGATATTCTTTATATCCCGCCAGGATTCCCGCATGAAGGTTATTCGCTGGAAAATTCACTGAACTATTCAGTCGGTTTCCGCGCACCCAGCGGTCGCGAGATGATCAGCGGTTTTGCTGATTACGTTCTGCAGCGTGAACTGGGAAGCTACCGCTACAGCGACCCGGATGTCCCTGCACGTGAACATCCTGCCGACATTCTGCCGGAGGAGCTGGATAAACTGCGCGGCATGATGCTTGAGCTGATCAACGAGCCTGAGCATTTCAGACACTGGTTTGGCGAGTTTATCAGCCAGTCGCGTCACGAGCTGGACGTTGCGCCGCCGGAGCCACCTTATCAGGCTGACGAAATTTATGATGCACTACAGCAGGGTGACAAGCTGGCTCGTCTCGGCGGGTTACGCGTACTGCGCATTGGTGAAGATGTTTTCGTTAACGGCGAGAAGCTGGATTCCCCACACCGCCCGGCTCTGGAAGCCATCGCCAGCCATCTGGTGCTGACGGCAGATACCTTTGGTGACGCGCTGGAAGATCCGTCCTTCCTCGCTATGCTTGCCGCGCTGGTGAACAGCGGGTATTGGTTCTTTGAGGACTGA
- the potA gene encoding spermidine/putrescine ABC transporter ATP-binding protein PotA yields the protein MKRLYGTVQKLNTQSRSLSPLVQLERIRKSFDGKDVISDLNLTINDGEFLTLLGPSGCGKTTVLRLIAGLESVDNGHIHLENQDITQVPAEDRHVNTVFQSYALFPHMTVFENVAFGLRMQKTPANEIPPRVTEALRMVQLEEFAQRKPHQLSGGQQQRVAIARAVVNKPRLLLLDESLSALDYKLRKQMQNELKALQRKLGITFVFVTHDQEEALTMSDRIVVMRDGKIEQDGTPREIYEEPKNLFVASFIGEINIFNATVIERLDEQRVRANVEGRECNIYVNFAVERGQKLNVLLRPEDLRVDEIHDSREAEGLIGYIRERNYKGMTLESVVELENGKMVMVSEFFNEDDPDFDHSLDQKMVINWVESWEVVLADEEHK from the coding sequence CTGAAGCGTCTATATGGGACAGTGCAAAAATTGAATACACAATCCCGTTCCCTTTCACCGCTGGTGCAACTGGAACGAATTCGTAAAAGTTTTGATGGCAAAGATGTCATTTCCGACCTGAATCTGACCATCAACGACGGTGAGTTTCTCACGCTGCTTGGCCCTTCTGGCTGCGGCAAAACAACCGTACTGCGCCTTATCGCCGGGCTGGAAAGCGTCGATAACGGCCACATCCATCTTGAGAACCAGGACATTACCCAGGTTCCTGCCGAAGATCGCCACGTCAATACCGTCTTTCAGAGCTATGCCCTGTTCCCGCACATGACGGTATTTGAGAACGTGGCGTTTGGCCTGCGGATGCAAAAAACGCCGGCAAATGAGATCCCGCCGCGCGTCACCGAAGCCCTGAGAATGGTGCAACTGGAAGAATTTGCCCAGCGAAAACCTCACCAGCTTTCCGGCGGTCAGCAGCAGCGTGTTGCCATCGCGCGTGCGGTGGTCAATAAACCGCGTCTGCTTCTGCTGGATGAATCCCTCTCCGCGCTGGATTACAAACTGCGCAAGCAGATGCAGAACGAGCTGAAAGCACTGCAGCGCAAGCTCGGCATTACCTTTGTTTTTGTGACCCACGACCAGGAAGAAGCCCTGACCATGTCCGATCGCATTGTGGTCATGCGCGACGGCAAAATCGAGCAGGATGGCACCCCGCGTGAAATCTACGAAGAGCCGAAAAACCTGTTTGTCGCCAGCTTCATTGGCGAAATCAATATCTTCAACGCCACGGTGATCGAACGCCTGGACGAACAGCGGGTTCGCGCTAATGTTGAAGGACGCGAATGCAATATTTACGTCAATTTTGCCGTCGAGAGAGGACAAAAGCTCAACGTCCTGCTGCGTCCGGAAGATCTCCGGGTCGATGAGATCCACGACAGTCGCGAAGCCGAAGGGCTGATTGGCTATATCCGCGAGCGCAACTACAAAGGGATGACGCTTGAATCCGTCGTTGAACTCGAAAACGGCAAGATGGTGATGGTCAGTGAGTTCTTTAACGAAGACGATCCTGATTTCGACCACTCGCTGGATCAGAAAATGGTTATCAACTGGGTAGAAAGCTGGGAGGTTGTGCTGGCTGATGAAGAACACAAGTAA
- the potB gene encoding spermidine/putrescine ABC transporter permease PotB, translated as MKNTSKFQNVVITTIVGWLVLFVFLPNLMIIATSFLTRDDANFVKLVFTLDNYSRLLDPLYFDVLLHSLNMALIATIACLVLGYPFAWFLARLPQKVRPLLLFLLIVPFWTNSLIRIYGLKIFLSTKGYLNEFLLWLGVIDTPVRIMFTPGAVIIGLVYILLPFMVMPLYSSIEKLDKPLLEAAKDLGASKLQTFVRIIIPLTMPGIIAGCLLVMLPAMGLFYVSDLMGGAKNLLIGNVIKSQFLNIRDWPFGAATSITLTVVMGLMLLVYWRASRLLNKTVELE; from the coding sequence ATGAAGAACACAAGTAAATTCCAGAATGTGGTGATTACCACGATCGTCGGTTGGCTTGTGTTGTTTGTCTTTTTACCCAACCTGATGATCATTGCCACCAGCTTCCTGACCCGCGACGACGCAAACTTCGTCAAGCTGGTCTTTACACTGGACAACTACTCGCGCCTGCTCGATCCGCTCTATTTTGACGTGCTGCTGCACTCGCTCAATATGGCGCTGATCGCAACTATCGCCTGCCTGGTGCTGGGGTATCCTTTCGCGTGGTTCCTTGCCCGCCTGCCGCAGAAGGTGCGCCCGCTGCTGCTGTTTTTACTGATTGTGCCGTTCTGGACCAACTCTTTAATCCGCATCTACGGGCTGAAAATCTTCCTCAGCACAAAGGGCTATCTCAACGAGTTTTTGCTCTGGCTGGGTGTGATTGATACGCCAGTACGCATCATGTTCACGCCGGGCGCGGTGATCATCGGTCTGGTTTATATCCTGTTGCCGTTTATGGTCATGCCGCTCTACTCCAGCATTGAAAAGCTCGATAAACCGCTGCTGGAAGCGGCGAAAGATCTGGGTGCCAGTAAGCTGCAAACCTTTGTCCGCATTATCATTCCGCTGACCATGCCCGGCATTATCGCGGGCTGTTTGCTGGTGATGCTGCCCGCGATGGGGCTGTTTTACGTCTCCGATCTGATGGGTGGTGCGAAAAATCTGCTGATCGGAAACGTGATTAAGAGCCAGTTCCTGAACATTCGCGACTGGCCGTTTGGCGCGGCCACCAGCATCACGCTGACCGTAGTGATGGGGCTAATGCTGCTGGTTTACTGGCGTGCTTCGCGCCTGCTGAATAAGACGGTGGAACTCGAATGA